The genomic window GGGTTTCACAAATTAAAATTTCTTCAGGTGTTATATCTTTAACTCTTACAGGAACCTTAGATAAGTCAACCTTTGCACCTAGGCCGCCAAATCTTGCTGATTCACATACTGCAGCCCCTATTCCTGCTGCTCCTAAATCAGAGCATGCTTTAATCTTACCAGTTTCAAATGCAGCAAGTGTTGCATCCATAGTAAGCTTTTCTTCTTGGAAAAGTGCAATAGCAGGTTGCAGATTAGAAACTAGTCCTGCTCTATATAGAGTATCATTACCATCATTACCTGTTTCTCCTATTACTATTATTTGATCTCCTGCTTCCTTAGCTGGTTTAGTAAGTGGTTTTTCAGTAACCTGTTGACCAATTACTGATACTACTACTGCAGGAACTATATCACTAAAAGAGGTTGAAAAGCCACCTCCGGCTACAAAAACTTCCATGGTTTCACACATATCACGAATCCCTTTAAGTATTAAGTTAATTCTATCTTGACTAGTAAGTATTTCACAGTTTCCACATATACATTTACCTTCAAAGCCACAAGGACCAACTATTACTTTTTCTTCTAGTGGACGTGTTCCAATAAAATCAAGGATAAAAATCGGTCTAGCACCCATAGCAACTACATCTCTCATTGCTCCGCCAGCGGCAGTAGCTGCTCCATCATAAGGTCTTGGAACACATGGTGAACAGTGACTTTCCATTTTTGCTGCAATTAGTCCTTGGCTATTAGGAATTTTTACAACTGCTGCATCATCATTTGCATCTGGTCCCACCAACAAAGCTCCAGGCCAAGTACTATCAATTTTTTCATTAACTTTTTTAAATGCACCAAAATCTATAGCTTTATCAGTATTGTGATGTAAATGAACGAATAAGGCGTGAGTTAATGCTTTTTCTACTTTATTCATTGTTTTTCCTCCTTCAGTCTTTATCTTATTAACCCCTAAAGGTTATATTAATCTTTATTTGCTATTCTATATTCTACCATAATTTAATGTGTATTAACTAATCTAGTCGACAATTATTTTAATGTAGAGGAGCCTAGTAGCAATAATTTTTTATCCAACAACTGGTAACAGAATAGACATAATTAAAGACTTTCTAGATGAAAAAGGAAAAATAGCTTCAAGTGCTGCTGCCTGTAGTTTTAACTCTTTTGATACTTCTCATGTTTTGCGTGCAATGGGAATAAAAGATGAATATGCACATAGTTCTCTTAGATTATCTTTAGGAAAAGATAATACTACTGAAGATATAGATAAATTATTGATGGTACTTCCAGATATAATTGAAACACAGAGATTAATGTCAAGAATAAAAAAAATAAAAACTTTCTAATACAATAAAAAGGAAGCAAAAGAACCGTCCCTATGCTTCCTTTTATATGAAGTTTTTAAGTTTTTACTCCTCTGGAACTACTTTCTTTTTTTTACGTACGATAGACTTTAATGACATTACTACATGATACTTTCCGGGTTTAAGTCTAAATGGTTTACTTACAAAGTCAAAAGTTGGATAGCCATTTGTTGTTCTGATACGTACGTATATTAATTGATTCCATGGTGTTCTATTATTTTGGCGTACATCCCTAGGAAGATAAAATGAAACTCTCTTATTAACTGGTCTTTTCCACTCTGTAAAACGACCATCAGTTTCTTGACCGGCAATAGCTCCCTTGTATAGAGCTGCTTCCCACCTATCAGTTGTACCAAATCTATTTTGCATAATATTAGAAAATCTAACAGTTATTAGAGCACGGTGTGGATTTTTACTATAATTTCTAGCCATTTTAATCACCTCCTTCTTAGCATAGTATGAAGAAGGAAGGTTTTTGGTTACATTTAGAAGTATATTTATTTATAACCAAAAAAAACAATTATACGTAATTTATAATATACTAAAAATTTATAACTAAGCTCCTATAGTTCGCCAATTGTGTTTTTGTCCATAAGTTCGAAGATCTTCATCAGGATTTACAATAACAGGTTGACCTACTATTTTCATAACTGGAAGATCAGAATAACTATCTGCATAGGATCTGCTTGATTGCCAATCTATATTATGATTTAGAAACAATTTTTTTAGTAAAACTAATTTACTCTCTCCATTAATAAATGGCACATCCCTTTCATGGTCGAAAACATCATTATTGTAGGTAATCTCTACTGCTATAACAGAATCTATTTTTAAATCCTTAGCTACAAGATTTAATAGATCAGCATAAGCTCCTGAAAGAAGTACACAATGATATCCTTCATTTTGAGCTAGTTTTATTTCTTCTACAACATTTGGATTAAATAATTTACGCATATGAGGATAGGCCTTACTAAAAAAAGTTTTTATTTCCTTTTTAGTCATACCCTTAAACAATTGATCAAATCTTTTTAGTGCACTAATTTTCATTTTATCCCTATCTAATACACCTAGCTTATAAAGGATTACATAGGGAATTATAGATAAAAAGATTTTAATATATCTTGTTTTGGATCTATTTTGGCGAAGCCATTCTTTACCAAGACAAGGAAGGGTATCTTTTGTAAACAAAGTTCCATCAAAATCGAAAATCGCTAATTTCATTTATACCTCCGCTAATACTTTTTTAGTATTATTAACAATTTTAACATTATTATTTAAATTATTTTTGATCTAAATAAAATCCAAGATTAATTCTCCTGCAAAAAGTAAATACAAATAACTTAAGGCGGAGTTAACCATCATAGATAATTTCTTAATAATTATATACTTTTTTTTATTACATCTCTGTCTTAATTTGTTTTATTATTTCATCTGCTGTTTCAGGGTCTACATGTTCATTTAAAACATCTGAAACATGCATAACAAATTCAATAGATGTTTTTCCAGCATCAATTACGTCTTGAGATGTTATTGCCAAAGTACCTCCTGTTCCAATTAACAAACCTATTATTAAACCTAGTAAAATTTTATTTTAATCACCTACCCTATTAGCATTTATT from Candidatus Syntrophocurvum alkaliphilum includes these protein-coding regions:
- a CDS encoding AIR synthase-related protein, with protein sequence MNKVEKALTHALFVHLHHNTDKAIDFGAFKKVNEKIDSTWPGALLVGPDANDDAAVVKIPNSQGLIAAKMESHCSPCVPRPYDGAATAAGGAMRDVVAMGARPIFILDFIGTRPLEEKVIVGPCGFEGKCICGNCEILTSQDRINLILKGIRDMCETMEVFVAGGGFSTSFSDIVPAVVVSVIGQQVTEKPLTKPAKEAGDQIIVIGETGNDGNDTLYRAGLVSNLQPAIALFQEEKLTMDATLAAFETGKIKACSDLGAAGIGAAVCESARFGGLGAKVDLSKVPVRVKDITPEEILICETQARMIVQVAPEHVQEVLDAVHSNNGKAALIGEITDDNQTIFEYNGQHVAVISNHPSQEVLDDLR
- a CDS encoding HAD family hydrolase encodes the protein MKLAIFDFDGTLFTKDTLPCLGKEWLRQNRSKTRYIKIFLSIIPYVILYKLGVLDRDKMKISALKRFDQLFKGMTKKEIKTFFSKAYPHMRKLFNPNVVEEIKLAQNEGYHCVLLSGAYADLLNLVAKDLKIDSVIAVEITYNNDVFDHERDVPFINGESKLVLLKKLFLNHNIDWQSSRSYADSYSDLPVMKIVGQPVIVNPDEDLRTYGQKHNWRTIGA